Below is a genomic region from Anoxybacillus flavithermus.
GTAAAAAAGATTTGGAAATCTTAATTGTTAAAGCTGTAACAAGACCTCCAATAACGATTGGAAACGAAATTTGTATTTGTGAATCTTTAGAAATAAACAATTGTGAGACGACTAATGCAGAAAGTATTCCGGCAGGAACGTAGTTGAAATACAGACGCAAGGTGGAACTAGTCTTACGTCCTTTCATGACCTCGATTCCAATAATCCGTGATATATAAGTTGTTATCGCCAGAAGCCCGATCAATATCCAGTTAGTCCACATTTTTATTCTTCTCCTTCAAATAAATCCCTACTAGAGGTGCCAAAACACCGGCTACCAAAATATTCAAAGGCGTTCCCGGGAATAACACTGTGAGTATAACCGTTATAACTGCACCCGTTAAGGCTGTTGTAATGATGGGTTTCTCGGTAAGATTAGGTACAAGTAGCGCGACAAAAGTAATTGGAAATGCTAGATCCAACCCCCATTTTTGAGGATCGATTATCTGGTTACCAATAATTGCTCCAATCAATGATGAACTTACCCACGCGATATAGAAGGTTCCTGCAACCGTTGCAAAATAAATTGGATCTGGGCCATACTTTTTAAACCTCGATATCCCTAAGACAAACGGCTCATCTGAAACACCAAAAGAAAGCAACCATCTCCAACGTTTTGCCGGAGCTATACCTTCTGCCAGAGCGGCACCATATAATAGGTTTCGTAAGTTTAACAAAGTAGCTGTGACTAGTATACTCAAAATACCGGCCCCTCCGGTAATCATCGCCACTGTCACCATCTGCACCGAACCAGAAAATACCAATAAAGACATTAACACTGTACCTACCAATCCGAATCCGGCCTGTATTCCTAGCACTCCATAAGACAATCCATAGGCCGCAATGGCAATCGCGAGCGGCAATGCTTCAGAAATGCCTGTTCTAATTGTTCTAATCGTCATATTCATTTTAGGACTCCTTCAATACTATGTCATTATTATTTCGTAGCAATTCCAACATACAAATTTAACGAGCGAACGAATCGTTCAATGCCGATGATCATTTTCTCCTGGGAGGTATGAGAGAAATTCATACGAATTATATTGAGCCGAGGTGCCTCCACAAAAAATTCTCGTCCAGGAACAAATGCTACGCCTTCTTGCAGTGAACGATTCAGGCAAACCTCTGCATCGAGACCTTCAGGAAGATCTATCCATATAAATATTCATCCTTTTGGTTCATTCCAGTGTAATCCTATCCTATTTTGTTCTTGCAACAACTCAATCATCAATCGCATTCGTTGTTGATATACTTGTCTAATTTTCATTATATGACTATCTGTATAAATTGAAATAAAGGTTTTCTTCCGTTCCACGGCGAATAAATAAAAGAGAAAATAGGGGAACGGAGAGAAAATACGATGCCGAATCACAAAGACGAGATCGACAACTCACTTTTAACTACCTCTTCCTCTGGAATCTTATCGACTGGCCAAATGCCTAAGAGTTAGCTCATCAATAGCTTTTAATTCACCAGTTCCCGCACCAACAAAAAATATCGTGCCTTCAGTACTTCCGTTCACCCCAAGAAATGAATCAACTGCTATGTCTTGGAAAGCTCCGGTTATCCAAGTCTGATATCCCAAACTAGTAGCACATAGTTGAAACGTTTGAGAGGCGTGTCCTATATCTAACAAAACGTTGCGATAGGCACAAGAATGACGATATTTCCACCAAGCTTTATCAAATCGAGCAGTTATAAATATTCCTACGGATAGTCCCCGTGCAAAATATTGATGATACAGCAGTTCGATGAGCTTTTCCTCGAATTTCCCTTCAGTCAAAAGAGTCAGTTTATGATCTTGAACACGATAATGATATAGGCCCGGTATTAATCCATCAAAACGTAAAGCAATCACATATGCTTCTTCCGGATGAAGTCCCCCGCCAGATGCACTAGCTTTTCTCATACTTCACGATTGATATTTTTCATAAAATTAACTCTTTTCATAATAGTTTGACACGCGTGCTACCTGAATTTTATAATCCATTTTATGTTATGTCAATAGATGGGTTATAAGATAAACCTTAGATTTTTATAAGGGAAAATTTGGGCTATTCTCCCTTTGTAATTTCTTGTGTACAGATTCCATATCCGTAGCCTCGCCGATGAGTAAGGACAACAGGATGACTGGGATCTTCTTCGATTTTTTCCCTCAGATTTTTAATAGGAAAATATAGAGAGGAGTGGCCTGTAAGATCGATATAGTCAATCAATTCATCGGCCGTAAATCTGCATCCGCTATTCTTGAATAGTAGTTTGATCAATGACGCCTGATTGTAACTTCTAGAATATAACACAACTTCCACATTCCTCTCCTCCCTCATGGAAATATCAGATAGTTTGTAACATTTTCCGTTTTATTGACCAGTCGGAAATTTGTCTAGATTGTACCAACATACCATTGTCAAAGTACGTCGAATTCTATCGAATATGTAAAAATTTGCGGCACTATGGACGGTTTAAAGTTGGTACGGCGTCCGAATTTGCCTAGGCTGAATGGAACGCTGTCTAAACCGAATATATCCAGAGAATCGGAATATCAAAAAAATCTCTCACAAACTCTTGACTCAAACGGGCACTCGTGCCGCCTTTTTTTCTTTAAAGAAATACGATAAAATGAAAGTATAAGGAGGGAAAATGTATGTCGTTGCCAAATAAAAAACGTCTTTGGACATATGCAGATTACGCAAACTTGCATGAGGAAAAACGATATGAGGGAATTGACGGTGCCCTATTTATGACTCCTTCACCTACACCAAGACACCAACGTATTGTTACCGCTCTTTCAGCACTGTTTTTCGACTTTTTACAACATTCCTCGTGTGAAGTATTTGTCTCACCAATCGATGTATGTTTATTTGCAACAAAAGATACTCCCCTTCATGACATTAAAGATTGGTACATTCCCGATTTAATCGTTGTTTGCGACAAGCAGAAAATTGGCGATGAAAGAATTTACGGAGCTCCTGACCTTATCGTGGAAATTCTTTCTCCATCTACCGCCAAACACGACCGCATTACGAAATTTCACAACTACGAGCGAGCGGGTGTTAAAGAATACTGGATTGTTGATCCGATTCATGAAACGGTGGAAATATATGCACTGCAAGACGGGCAGTTTCGCCAAGTTCACATGCACTACAAAGACGAAACGATTTGCCCTTATATCTTTCCAAGCTGCTTCATTGCATTGCCAAAAGTATTTACCCCCATGTAATACATGGGGGTATCGATTATCGTTTATTGATTTCTTCAAGCAATAGCTTGTTCACAAGCGGCGGGTTTGCTTGTCCTTTTGTCGCTTTCATAATTTGGCCGACTAAGAAGCCAATCGCGCGGTCTTTTCCGTTTTTGAAGTCTTCGATCGATTGTGGGTTCGCATCGAGCACTTCGAGCACAATTTTGCGCAACGTCGCTTCGTCAGAAATTTGCACAAGCCCTTGGTCTTTGACGATTTGTTCTGGATCGCCGCCTTTTTCCACAAGTTCTTTAAAGATTTTCTTCGCAATTTTTGACGAAATTGTACCGTTTTGAATAAGTTTAATCATGCCTGCAAGACTTTCTGGCGTTAACGCGATGTCGTGCAGTTCTTTTTGTTCTGCGTTTAAATAAGCAGATACTTCAACCATGAGCCAGTTCGATGCAAGCTTCGGATCCGCTCCATTTGCAACCGTTGCTTCAAAGAAATCCGCCATTTCTTTTGTGAGTGTTAATACTTTCGCATCATACTCTGGCAAACCGAGTTCCTCAATGTACCGTTTTTTCCGTGCATCCGGAAGCTCTGGAATCGACGCGCGTACGCGCTCTTTCCATTCCTCATCAATATAA
It encodes:
- a CDS encoding branched-chain amino acid transport, which gives rise to MWTNWILIGLLAITTYISRIIGIEVMKGRKTSSTLRLYFNYVPAGILSALVVSQLFISKDSQIQISFPIVIGGLVTALTIKISKSFLPSVIVGIVSGLLIRNL
- a CDS encoding endonuclease, whose translation is MSLPNKKRLWTYADYANLHEEKRYEGIDGALFMTPSPTPRHQRIVTALSALFFDFLQHSSCEVFVSPIDVCLFATKDTPLHDIKDWYIPDLIVVCDKQKIGDERIYGAPDLIVEILSPSTAKHDRITKFHNYERAGVKEYWIVDPIHETVEIYALQDGQFRQVHMHYKDETICPYIFPSCFIALPKVFTPM
- a CDS encoding branched-chain amino acid ABC transporter permease; translated protein: MNMTIRTIRTGISEALPLAIAIAAYGLSYGVLGIQAGFGLVGTVLMSLLVFSGSVQMVTVAMITGGAGILSILVTATLLNLRNLLYGAALAEGIAPAKRWRWLLSFGVSDEPFVLGISRFKKYGPDPIYFATVAGTFYIAWVSSSLIGAIIGNQIIDPQKWGLDLAFPITFVALLVPNLTEKPIITTALTGAVITVILTVLFPGTPLNILVAGVLAPLVGIYLKEKNKNVD